From Skermanella sp. TT6, a single genomic window includes:
- the ileS gene encoding isoleucine--tRNA ligase: MTRDYKSTVFLPRTDFPMRAGLPAKEPELLRRWAEQGLHDRLREQSAGREKFILHDGPPYANGNIHVGHAVNKILKDVVSRSQQMLGKDSVYVPGWDCHGLPIEWKIEEKYRAAGQDKDQVPILRFRAECRQFAQEWVDIQAEEFQRLGVLGDWSHPYMTMTFPAEATIVREIHKFLMNGGLYKGAKPVMWSVVEKTALAEAEVEYHDHTSTTVWVRFPVSAAATPELDDASVVIWTTTPWTLPGNRAIGYGPDMEYGVFKVAAVAEGSGARVGERLVVATALADDLAKTAGITEWRQLYTLPGARLADTRCAHPLHGQGYDFPVPLLPGDFVTADAGTGFVHIAPGHGEDDFDLGRKHGIQVPQTVDDDGTYYPHVPLFAGKRVYTPAGKPGDANGAVISAIAHAGGLLAKGKLVHSYPHSWRSKAPLIFRTTPQWFISMETNGLRQVALKAIDDTRWVPTQGRNRIASMIENRPDWCISRQRAWGVPIALFIDKKTGEPLKDQAVLDRIADTFQTEGSDAWFARDPQFFLGDAYAAADYDQVFDIVDVWFESGSTHSFVLEARPDLQWPASLYLEGSDQHRGWFHSSLLESCGTRGRAPYDAVLTHGFVLDEQGRKMSKSLKNVTAPQEVVDKYGADILRLWVVGSDYSEDLRIGPEILKFQADLYRRLRNTLRYLLGALADFSEEERIDVSEMPELERWVLHRLTELDETVRQGIHDYDFHSLFTALHNFCAVDLSAFYFDVRKDSLYCDRPDSVRRRSVRTVLDQLFSCLTAWLAPVLCFTTEEAWLSRHGGDGPVPSVHLRTFVDIPREWSAPGLAEKWEVVRDVRRVVTGALELERANKRIGSSLQSAPVVTVTPELHAALEGVDLAEVAITSAIRVVDGPVPDGAFTLEDVPGVGVIPEPAAGDKCERCWRVLPEVGTDAAHPTLCHRCADAVEHMPEAAE; the protein is encoded by the coding sequence ATGACCCGCGACTATAAATCGACCGTTTTCCTGCCCCGCACCGATTTTCCCATGCGCGCCGGCCTGCCCGCGAAGGAGCCCGAGCTGCTGCGGCGCTGGGCGGAGCAGGGGCTCCATGACCGGCTGCGCGAACAGTCGGCCGGCCGGGAGAAATTCATCCTCCATGACGGCCCGCCCTATGCCAACGGCAACATCCATGTCGGGCACGCGGTCAACAAGATCCTGAAGGACGTGGTCAGCCGGTCGCAGCAGATGCTCGGCAAGGACTCGGTCTATGTGCCGGGCTGGGACTGCCACGGCCTGCCGATCGAGTGGAAGATCGAGGAGAAGTACCGGGCGGCCGGCCAGGACAAGGACCAGGTCCCGATCCTCCGGTTCCGGGCGGAGTGCCGGCAGTTCGCCCAGGAATGGGTCGACATCCAGGCGGAGGAGTTCCAGCGCCTGGGCGTGCTGGGCGACTGGTCGCACCCCTACATGACCATGACCTTCCCGGCCGAGGCGACGATCGTCCGGGAGATCCACAAGTTCCTGATGAACGGCGGGCTCTACAAGGGCGCCAAGCCTGTCATGTGGTCGGTGGTCGAGAAGACCGCCCTGGCCGAGGCCGAGGTGGAGTACCACGACCATACCTCGACCACGGTCTGGGTGCGGTTCCCGGTCTCGGCCGCGGCCACGCCGGAACTGGACGACGCCTCCGTGGTGATCTGGACCACCACGCCCTGGACGCTGCCGGGCAACCGTGCGATCGGCTACGGCCCCGACATGGAATACGGCGTGTTCAAGGTGGCCGCCGTCGCCGAGGGCAGCGGCGCCAGGGTCGGGGAGCGGCTAGTGGTCGCCACCGCGCTGGCCGACGACCTCGCGAAGACGGCCGGCATCACCGAATGGCGCCAGCTCTACACTCTCCCCGGCGCCCGGCTGGCCGACACCCGCTGCGCCCATCCGCTGCACGGCCAGGGCTACGACTTCCCGGTGCCGCTGCTGCCGGGCGACTTCGTCACGGCGGATGCCGGCACCGGCTTCGTCCACATCGCCCCCGGCCACGGCGAGGACGACTTCGACCTGGGCCGGAAGCACGGCATCCAGGTGCCGCAGACGGTGGACGACGACGGCACCTACTATCCGCACGTGCCGCTGTTCGCCGGCAAGCGGGTCTATACGCCCGCGGGCAAGCCGGGCGATGCGAACGGCGCCGTGATCTCGGCCATCGCCCATGCCGGCGGCCTGCTGGCCAAGGGCAAGCTGGTCCACAGCTATCCCCATTCCTGGCGCTCGAAGGCTCCGCTGATCTTCCGCACCACCCCCCAATGGTTCATCTCCATGGAGACGAACGGGCTGAGGCAGGTCGCGCTGAAGGCGATCGACGACACGCGCTGGGTGCCGACGCAGGGGCGCAACCGCATCGCGTCGATGATCGAGAACCGGCCGGACTGGTGCATCAGCCGCCAGCGCGCCTGGGGCGTGCCGATCGCGCTGTTCATCGACAAGAAGACCGGCGAGCCGCTGAAGGACCAGGCCGTCCTCGACCGCATCGCCGACACCTTCCAGACGGAGGGCTCGGACGCCTGGTTCGCCCGCGACCCGCAGTTCTTCCTGGGCGACGCCTACGCGGCGGCCGACTACGACCAGGTGTTCGACATCGTGGACGTCTGGTTCGAATCCGGTTCGACCCACAGCTTCGTGCTGGAGGCGCGGCCCGACCTGCAATGGCCGGCCTCGCTCTATCTGGAAGGCTCGGACCAGCATCGCGGCTGGTTCCACTCCTCCCTGCTGGAGAGCTGCGGCACCCGCGGCCGGGCGCCCTACGACGCGGTGCTGACCCACGGCTTCGTGCTCGACGAGCAGGGCCGAAAGATGTCGAAGTCGCTGAAGAACGTGACCGCCCCGCAGGAGGTGGTGGACAAGTACGGCGCCGACATCCTGCGCCTGTGGGTCGTCGGCTCCGACTATTCGGAAGACCTGCGCATCGGGCCGGAGATCCTGAAGTTCCAGGCCGACCTGTACCGGCGCCTCCGCAACACGCTGCGCTACCTGCTGGGGGCGCTCGCCGACTTCTCGGAGGAGGAGCGGATCGACGTGTCCGAGATGCCGGAGCTGGAGCGCTGGGTGCTCCACCGGCTGACCGAGCTGGACGAGACCGTCCGCCAGGGCATCCACGACTACGACTTCCACAGCCTGTTCACGGCGCTGCATAACTTCTGCGCGGTGGACCTGTCGGCCTTCTACTTCGACGTGCGCAAGGACAGCCTCTACTGCGACCGGCCCGATTCGGTCCGGCGGCGGTCGGTGCGGACCGTCCTGGACCAGCTTTTCTCGTGCCTGACCGCGTGGCTCGCCCCGGTGCTGTGCTTCACCACGGAGGAAGCCTGGCTCAGCCGCCACGGCGGCGACGGTCCGGTGCCGAGCGTCCATTTGCGTACGTTCGTCGACATCCCCCGGGAGTGGTCGGCCCCCGGTCTGGCCGAGAAGTGGGAGGTGGTCCGCGACGTCCGCCGGGTGGTCACCGGCGCCCTCGAGCTGGAGCGGGCGAACAAGCGCATCGGCTCGTCGCTGCAATCGGCCCCGGTCGTGACCGTCACGCCGGAACTGCACGCGGCGCTGGAAGGCGTCGACCTCGCGGAGGTCGCGATCACCTCGGCGATCCGCGTGGTCGACGGCCCGGTCCCCGACGGCGCCTTCACGCTGGAGGACGTGCCGGGGGTCGGGGTCATCCCCGAACCGGCGGCGGGCGACAAGTGCGAGCGCTGCTGGAGGGTCCTGCCGGAGGTGGGGACCGATGCCGCCCATCCGACCCTGTGCCACCGCTGCGCCGACGCGGTGGAACACATGCCCGAGGCCGCGGAATGA
- a CDS encoding RNA polymerase factor sigma-32 codes for MLEAAEEQELARAWRDRRCPEAAERLIGSHLRLVAKVARGYAGYGLPMADMIAEGNMGMVQALNGFDPDRGYRFTTYALWWIRAAMQEYILRSWSMVRMGTTGAEKKLFFSLRRAKSAMNLLQEGDLSPEEARQLAETLKVPVADVTGMNGRLAGPDQSLNLPLPGMEDGQAQDWLVDPSETQEELLAQRQEMERRRKQLKRAMEQLQERERSILAARRLTEEPLTLEDLSRQFGISRERVRQIEARAIEKLQRMMTGGRRMPSLAVA; via the coding sequence ATGCTCGAAGCGGCCGAGGAACAGGAACTGGCGCGAGCCTGGCGTGACCGCCGCTGTCCGGAAGCCGCCGAACGGCTGATCGGCAGCCATCTCCGGCTCGTCGCCAAGGTCGCCCGCGGCTACGCAGGCTACGGCCTGCCCATGGCCGACATGATCGCCGAGGGCAACATGGGCATGGTCCAGGCGCTGAACGGCTTCGACCCCGACCGGGGCTACCGTTTCACCACCTATGCCCTGTGGTGGATCCGCGCGGCCATGCAGGAATATATCCTGCGGTCCTGGTCGATGGTAAGGATGGGCACCACCGGGGCGGAGAAGAAGCTGTTCTTCAGCCTGCGCCGGGCCAAGAGCGCCATGAACCTGCTTCAGGAAGGCGACCTGAGCCCGGAGGAGGCCCGCCAGCTCGCCGAGACCCTGAAGGTTCCGGTCGCCGACGTGACGGGCATGAACGGCCGGCTGGCGGGTCCGGACCAGTCGCTGAACCTGCCATTGCCCGGCATGGAGGACGGCCAGGCCCAGGACTGGCTGGTCGACCCGTCGGAGACGCAGGAAGAACTGCTGGCCCAGCGCCAGGAGATGGAGCGCAGGAGGAAGCAGTTGAAGCGGGCGATGGAACAGTTGCAGGAACGCGAGCGCTCGATCCTGGCGGCCCGCCGGCTGACGGAGGAGCCGCTCACCCTGGAGGACCTGTCGCGCCAGTTCGGCATCAGCCGCGAGCGGGTGCGGCAGATCGAGGCGCGGGCGATCGAGAAGCTGCAGCGCATGATGACCGGCGGGCGACGCATGCCGTCCCTGGCCGTGGCCTGA
- a CDS encoding sigma-70 family RNA polymerase sigma factor — MPHGKLKEEMATHIASLRRYAIALTRNADEAEDLVQECLSKAIAGADTFRPDADLRVWLFRILHNVHVSGLRRRTLENAVKADAEAAGHEAVTEPAQHRHLEVKDVMAALSQLPEDQRRAVTLIATEELKYEEAAKRLGVPIGTFMSRLGRGRAALRSMLNQAKRPKLRLVGGSE; from the coding sequence ATGCCGCACGGCAAGCTCAAGGAGGAGATGGCGACCCATATCGCCAGCCTGCGCCGCTATGCCATCGCGCTCACCCGCAACGCGGACGAGGCGGAGGACCTGGTGCAGGAATGCCTCTCCAAGGCGATCGCCGGGGCCGACACCTTCCGGCCCGATGCCGATCTGCGCGTGTGGCTGTTCCGGATCCTGCACAATGTGCATGTCAGCGGCCTCCGGCGCCGGACGCTGGAGAACGCGGTCAAGGCCGATGCCGAGGCCGCCGGCCACGAGGCGGTGACCGAGCCGGCCCAGCACCGCCACCTGGAGGTGAAGGACGTCATGGCCGCTCTTTCCCAGCTGCCGGAGGACCAGCGCCGCGCCGTGACGCTGATCGCCACGGAGGAGCTGAAATACGAGGAGGCGGCCAAGCGCCTGGGCGTCCCGATCGGCACGTTCATGTCGCGGCTCGGCCGCGGTCGCGCGGCACTGCGCTCCATGCTCAATCAGGCCAAGCGGCCGAAGCTTCGCTTGGTCGGGGGGTCGGAATGA
- a CDS encoding anti-sigma factor family protein, with the protein MTIEIDENDLHAFLDGQLAAEQEAVVLAWLESDPDARKRLHDYAEQKLLTAIGAAEAAHDSDPEHTRELADELGTRLQRSLGRRRPLVWLRQAAAILALVAAGWTTNELYHRVVADRLPTYVVEATGAHLVFAEGPVPQVGASSPTGAELARLLSARLGEQVDIPELSPIGLKLVGGKVMGGMDHLLAGLVYEDREGHRLTICLSPRDDGPTDGLHMAEVGGVRVGYWSNGEQSYVIVADTSETQLQAIVGQLMRDRAYRDRYY; encoded by the coding sequence ATGACGATCGAAATCGACGAGAATGACCTTCACGCCTTTCTCGACGGTCAGTTGGCCGCGGAGCAGGAAGCCGTCGTCCTGGCATGGCTCGAGTCCGATCCGGATGCCCGGAAGCGGCTGCACGACTATGCCGAACAGAAGCTCCTGACGGCGATCGGGGCCGCCGAGGCGGCGCACGACTCCGATCCCGAGCACACCCGGGAACTGGCCGACGAGCTCGGCACCCGGCTCCAGCGGTCGCTGGGCCGGCGCCGTCCCCTGGTCTGGCTGCGGCAGGCGGCGGCGATCCTGGCGCTCGTCGCGGCGGGCTGGACCACCAACGAGCTGTATCACCGCGTGGTCGCGGACCGCCTGCCGACCTACGTGGTCGAGGCCACCGGCGCCCACCTGGTCTTCGCCGAAGGGCCGGTGCCGCAGGTCGGGGCTTCGAGCCCGACGGGCGCGGAACTCGCCCGCCTGCTGTCCGCCCGCCTGGGCGAGCAGGTCGACATCCCCGAACTGTCGCCCATCGGCCTGAAGCTGGTCGGCGGCAAGGTGATGGGAGGCATGGACCATCTCCTGGCCGGCCTCGTCTACGAGGACAGGGAGGGACACCGGCTGACCATATGCCTGTCGCCGCGCGACGACGGCCCGACCGACGGCCTGCACATGGCGGAGGTCGGGGGCGTCCGGGTCGGCTACTGGAGCAACGGCGAGCAGAGCTACGTCATCGTCGCCGACACGAGCGAGACCCAGCTCCAGGCCATCGTCGGCCAGCTGATGCGGGACAGGGCGTACCGGGACCGCTACTATTGA
- a CDS encoding hydroxyacid dehydrogenase gives MVERPLVYVLEPIASSAIATLRQSCDVIDAGDPAGSRWHEDADGLIVRTGRIPRELIAAAPRLKVIGKHGVGVDNIDLDAARDRGVVVVSTPGANANAVAELSVGLALSVARRIAQLDRMLRDGSLDGPPPRGTELAGRTVGVVGMGSIGRRTAALFRSAFGAPILGYDPFAAEDAFREAGAERCAALEEMLPRVDVLTLHIPLSRDTEKMIDARRLSLMRPEAMVLNLSRGGIVDETALRDALVGGTLSGAATDVFVEEPPPRDHPLLGLPNFVATPHIGAATAESMERMGMAVVSDVAAVLAGAAPRHRVV, from the coding sequence ATGGTGGAACGCCCTCTCGTCTATGTGCTGGAACCGATCGCGTCGAGCGCGATCGCGACCCTGAGACAAAGTTGCGACGTGATCGACGCGGGCGACCCGGCCGGGTCGCGGTGGCACGAGGATGCGGATGGCCTGATCGTTCGGACCGGCAGGATCCCGCGCGAGTTGATCGCGGCGGCTCCCCGCCTGAAGGTGATCGGCAAGCACGGCGTGGGAGTCGACAACATCGATCTGGACGCCGCCCGCGACCGCGGCGTGGTGGTGGTCAGCACGCCCGGGGCCAATGCCAACGCGGTGGCCGAACTCTCGGTCGGCCTGGCGCTTTCCGTGGCACGCCGGATCGCCCAACTGGACCGGATGCTGCGCGACGGAAGCCTGGACGGGCCGCCGCCCCGCGGGACGGAACTGGCCGGGAGGACCGTCGGGGTGGTCGGGATGGGCAGCATCGGCAGGCGCACAGCGGCCCTGTTCAGGTCGGCGTTCGGCGCACCGATCCTGGGCTACGATCCGTTCGCGGCCGAGGACGCCTTCCGGGAAGCCGGCGCCGAGCGCTGCGCCGCCCTGGAGGAGATGCTGCCCCGCGTCGACGTGCTGACCCTGCACATTCCGCTGAGCCGCGACACCGAGAAGATGATCGATGCGCGCCGGCTATCCCTGATGCGCCCGGAGGCGATGGTGCTGAACCTGTCGCGCGGCGGCATCGTGGACGAGACGGCCCTGCGCGATGCGCTGGTCGGCGGCACCCTCTCCGGAGCGGCGACGGACGTCTTCGTGGAGGAGCCGCCGCCCCGAGACCACCCCCTGCTGGGCCTGCCCAACTTCGTCGCCACGCCGCATATCGGGGCGGCCACCGCGGAGTCGATGGAGCGGATGGGCATGGCCGTCGTCTCGGATGTCGCAGCCGTGCTGGCGGGTGCCGCGCCGCGCCACCGTGTCGTATGA
- a CDS encoding 3-hydroxyacyl-CoA dehydrogenase translates to MAMVDKIAVVGAGLVGRGWAIVCARANRRVALYDSNPEALPLAMKVIEGNLRDLFNFGLIAVEPDRLLERIEPTSDLAEAIGGASHVQECVLEQVEVKRELFSELDRLAEPEAAIASSSSGLPASSFTEHLKGRARCLVAHPVNPTYLIPLVELIPAPWTDEEVVLRTQALMTALGQEPIRTTREIPGFVLNRLQGALLNEAFKLVQDGVVTVDDVDKTIREGLGLRWSFMGPFETIDLNAPGGIVDYVTRYGQMYYEMAQSQAEPRAWDDNTTGRIERQRRLLLSEDRLQARQDWRDRRLMALAAHKAQAGKTITE, encoded by the coding sequence ATGGCCATGGTGGACAAGATCGCCGTTGTCGGCGCCGGACTGGTGGGACGCGGCTGGGCGATCGTTTGCGCCCGAGCCAACCGCCGGGTCGCCCTTTACGACAGCAATCCGGAAGCCCTGCCCCTGGCGATGAAGGTCATCGAAGGCAACCTGCGCGACCTGTTCAATTTCGGCCTGATCGCGGTCGAGCCGGACCGCCTGCTGGAGCGGATCGAGCCGACCTCCGACCTGGCGGAGGCGATCGGCGGCGCCAGCCACGTGCAGGAATGCGTCCTTGAGCAGGTGGAGGTGAAGCGCGAGCTGTTCTCCGAGCTGGACCGGCTGGCCGAGCCCGAGGCGGCGATCGCGAGTTCGTCCTCCGGGCTGCCGGCTTCCAGCTTCACCGAGCACCTGAAGGGCCGCGCGCGCTGCCTGGTGGCCCATCCGGTCAATCCGACCTACCTGATCCCGCTGGTCGAGCTGATCCCCGCTCCCTGGACCGACGAGGAGGTCGTCCTGCGCACCCAGGCGCTGATGACGGCCCTTGGGCAGGAGCCGATCCGCACCACGCGCGAGATCCCCGGCTTCGTGCTCAACCGTCTTCAGGGGGCGCTGCTGAACGAGGCCTTCAAGCTGGTCCAGGACGGGGTGGTCACCGTGGACGACGTGGACAAGACCATCCGGGAGGGGCTGGGACTGCGCTGGTCCTTCATGGGACCGTTCGAGACGATCGACCTGAACGCGCCGGGGGGTATCGTCGACTACGTCACGCGGTACGGGCAGATGTATTACGAGATGGCGCAGAGCCAGGCCGAGCCGCGCGCCTGGGACGACAACACCACCGGCAGGATCGAGCGCCAGCGCCGGCTGCTGCTGTCGGAGGACCGGCTCCAGGCCCGGCAGGACTGGCGCGACCGCCGGCTGATGGCCTTGGCCGCGCACAAGGCCCAGGCCGGCAAGACCATCACCGAGTAG
- a CDS encoding NAD-dependent epimerase/dehydratase family protein, with protein sequence MAFWLVTGGCGFIGSHLVDALVARGDRVRVLDDLSTGRRSNLPPGVDLTIGDVADAAAVSRAMAGVDGCFHLAAVASVQRGNEDWLGTHRVNLTGTVAVFDAARTCNPGGPVPVVYASSAAVYGDNPETPLAETDATAPLSAYGADKLGCELHGRVAWRVHGVPSTGFRFFNVYGPRQDPKSPYSGVIAIFADRVAGRREITVNGDGGQTRDFVYVSDVVRHLVAAMDGKPDGSAVYNVCTGRPTTVLELARIISRIGGIEPRVAHGPARAGDIRESLGDPRRAAEAFGFTAGTPVAEGLRETLAAISRGIAAE encoded by the coding sequence ATGGCTTTCTGGCTGGTAACCGGCGGTTGCGGCTTCATCGGCTCGCATCTGGTGGATGCCCTGGTCGCGCGGGGCGACCGGGTGCGGGTGCTCGACGACCTGTCGACGGGACGGCGGTCCAACCTGCCGCCGGGCGTGGACCTGACGATCGGCGACGTGGCGGACGCCGCGGCGGTGTCCCGCGCCATGGCCGGCGTGGACGGGTGCTTCCACCTGGCGGCCGTCGCCTCGGTCCAGCGCGGCAACGAGGACTGGCTGGGCACCCACCGGGTCAACCTGACCGGCACCGTCGCCGTGTTCGACGCCGCCCGGACCTGCAATCCGGGAGGCCCCGTCCCGGTGGTCTATGCCTCGTCGGCGGCGGTCTACGGCGACAATCCGGAGACGCCGCTGGCGGAGACCGACGCCACCGCCCCCCTGTCGGCCTACGGAGCGGACAAGCTGGGCTGCGAGCTTCACGGCCGGGTGGCGTGGCGGGTCCACGGCGTGCCGTCCACCGGCTTCCGCTTCTTCAATGTCTACGGGCCTCGCCAGGACCCGAAGTCGCCCTACTCCGGCGTGATCGCGATATTCGCCGACCGGGTGGCCGGACGCCGGGAGATCACCGTGAACGGAGACGGTGGCCAGACCCGCGACTTCGTCTATGTCTCCGACGTGGTCCGGCACCTGGTGGCCGCCATGGACGGGAAGCCGGACGGCAGCGCCGTCTACAATGTCTGCACCGGGCGGCCGACCACGGTGCTTGAGTTGGCGAGGATCATCTCGCGCATCGGCGGGATCGAGCCCCGCGTCGCCCACGGCCCCGCCCGCGCCGGCGACATCCGCGAATCGCTGGGCGATCCGCGCCGGGCGGCGGAGGCCTTCGGCTTCACCGCCGGCACGCCCGTCGCGGAGGGGTTGCGGGAGACGCTGGCGGCGATCTCCCGCGGGATCGCCGCCGAGTAG
- a CDS encoding COQ9 family protein: MNGAGMEENGFDLDKIRDDILEAMLPNVIFDGWSNQSLRDAIAMTGHDAGMAQLAFPGGIPQIVEHFSGWADRRMLEELDRHDLAAMKVRDRITLAVRARLEILEPHEEAVRRALTFLALPQNTALGGRIVYRTVDAMWYAAGDTSTDHNYYTKRALLAAVLTSTTLYWLNDQSDGKADTWAFLDRRIADVMRVGRTTGRVSGIGSVLANLPSPFRFARNVRRRASGY, translated from the coding sequence ATGAACGGGGCTGGAATGGAAGAGAACGGGTTCGATCTCGACAAGATCAGGGACGACATCCTCGAGGCGATGCTGCCCAACGTCATCTTCGACGGCTGGAGCAACCAGTCGCTGCGCGACGCGATCGCCATGACCGGCCATGACGCCGGCATGGCGCAGTTGGCTTTCCCCGGCGGCATCCCGCAGATCGTGGAGCATTTCAGCGGCTGGGCCGACCGGCGGATGCTGGAGGAGCTGGACAGGCACGACCTCGCCGCCATGAAGGTGCGCGACCGCATCACCCTGGCGGTCCGGGCCCGGCTCGAGATCCTGGAGCCGCACGAGGAGGCGGTCCGGCGCGCCCTGACCTTCCTGGCCCTGCCGCAGAACACGGCGCTGGGAGGCAGGATCGTCTACCGCACGGTCGACGCCATGTGGTACGCCGCGGGCGACACCTCGACCGACCATAACTATTATACGAAGCGCGCCCTGCTGGCCGCCGTCCTGACCTCGACCACCCTCTACTGGCTCAACGACCAGTCGGACGGCAAGGCCGACACCTGGGCCTTCCTGGACCGCCGGATCGCCGACGTCATGCGGGTCGGGCGGACCACGGGCAGGGTCTCGGGCATCGGAAGCGTGCTTGCCAACCTGCCGTCACCCTTCCGGTTCGCCCGGAACGTTCGCCGCCGGGCGTCCGGCTACTGA
- the def gene encoding peptide deformylase, with protein MAILKIARMGHPVLRRVADPVEDPSDPEIQRLIADMAETMADASGAGLAAPQVHVPKRIILFVVPAERATLEGEADRPRGLSVLINPVIEPVGAGMVPGWEGCLSIPGLRGIVPRHAHIRYRGLDADGRPVEREARGFHARVVQHELDHLDGVLYLDRMPDLSLLTFNEEIRYFPDDLSELALRGRDATSLSQTNDGNGTQE; from the coding sequence ATGGCCATTCTGAAGATCGCCCGCATGGGGCATCCCGTCCTGCGCCGGGTCGCCGACCCCGTCGAGGACCCGTCCGACCCGGAAATCCAGCGCCTGATCGCCGACATGGCGGAGACCATGGCCGATGCCTCGGGCGCCGGGCTGGCGGCGCCGCAGGTCCATGTGCCGAAACGGATCATCCTGTTCGTGGTGCCGGCTGAGCGCGCGACCCTGGAGGGGGAGGCGGACCGCCCGCGCGGTCTCTCGGTCCTGATCAACCCGGTGATCGAGCCGGTCGGCGCCGGCATGGTGCCGGGCTGGGAAGGCTGCCTGTCCATCCCCGGCCTGCGCGGCATCGTGCCGCGCCACGCCCATATCCGCTACCGCGGCCTGGATGCGGATGGCCGGCCGGTGGAGCGGGAGGCGAGGGGCTTCCATGCCCGCGTCGTCCAGCACGAGCTGGACCATCTCGACGGCGTGCTCTACCTGGACCGGATGCCCGACCTCTCCCTGCTGACCTTCAACGAGGAAATCCGCTACTTTCCCGACGACCTGTCGGAGTTGGCTTTGCGGGGCCGCGACGCCACATCCTTAAGCCAAACCAACGACGGGAACGGGACCCAGGAATGA
- the rpsU gene encoding 30S ribosomal protein S21: MQVLVRDNNVDQALRALKKKMQREGIFREMKLRRNYEKPSEKRAREKAEAVRRTRKLLRKRMEREGY; the protein is encoded by the coding sequence GTGCAAGTGCTGGTTCGTGACAACAACGTCGATCAGGCCCTGCGCGCGCTGAAGAAGAAGATGCAGCGCGAGGGGATTTTCCGTGAAATGAAGCTGCGGCGCAACTACGAGAAGCCCTCGGAGAAGCGCGCGCGTGAGAAGGCGGAGGCCGTTCGTCGCACCCGCAAGCTGCTGCGCAAGCGCATGGAGCGTGAAGGCTATTGA